The following coding sequences lie in one Changpingibacter yushuensis genomic window:
- a CDS encoding TrmH family RNA methyltransferase yields the protein MSSLRVKPATRNQVLRAQKLHRREQRQRYGQMLVEGPQGVREILTYAPDLVRDLYATDAAFERYPEIRSLAIKTGAWTHFLEEPDFRDLSLDAQGLVIVADVPEAISASDALKGQDLVVATVATADPGNLGTIIRTSDAGGAGAVLVGKDSVDVYSPKVVRSTAGSLFHIPVVTGLSFEAIVAEGRAAGFQVLAADSSGEWDLRALMASAAAHKLMGEKVDGPDLTRPVLWVMGNEAHGFDGQALSLVDATVALPMFGKAESLNLSIAAALCTYVTTMSR from the coding sequence ATGAGTTCTCTTCGGGTAAAGCCCGCCACACGCAACCAGGTCCTACGCGCCCAAAAGCTTCATCGGCGTGAGCAGAGGCAACGCTATGGCCAGATGCTGGTGGAGGGCCCTCAGGGAGTGCGTGAGATTCTCACATACGCTCCAGATCTGGTGCGGGATCTCTATGCTACCGATGCTGCCTTCGAGCGTTACCCGGAGATACGATCGCTGGCCATCAAGACCGGCGCCTGGACTCATTTTCTCGAGGAGCCGGACTTCCGTGACCTTTCGCTGGATGCACAAGGACTAGTGATAGTTGCAGACGTTCCCGAAGCGATCTCGGCTAGTGATGCTCTCAAGGGTCAAGACCTAGTGGTGGCAACAGTTGCTACGGCGGATCCCGGGAATCTCGGTACGATCATCAGAACTAGTGATGCAGGGGGAGCGGGTGCGGTTCTGGTCGGCAAGGACTCAGTGGATGTATATTCCCCAAAGGTCGTGCGCTCAACAGCCGGATCTCTCTTTCACATTCCGGTTGTTACCGGTCTCTCTTTTGAGGCGATCGTTGCAGAAGGGCGCGCTGCGGGATTCCAAGTTTTGGCTGCCGATAGCTCTGGTGAGTGGGATTTACGTGCACTTATGGCCTCGGCTGCGGCCCACAAGCTCATGGGTGAGAAGGTGGATGGACCGGACTTGACCAGACCAGTCCTCTGGGTTATGGGCAACGAGGCACACGGTTTTGATGGTCAGGCCCTAAGTCTCGTTGACGCAACGGTAGCCTTGCCAATGTTTGGAAAAGCTGAGTCTCTCAACCTGTCAATAGCGGCTGCACTGTGCACATATGTAACTACTATGTCGAGATAG
- the rplT gene encoding 50S ribosomal protein L20, translated as MARVKRSVNAKKKRRTTLDRASGYRGQRSRLYRKAKEQVTHSMVYNYRDRKVRKSEFRKLWISRINAGVRAEGMTYNRFIQGLTLAGIEVNRKQLAEMAVNDPAGFKAVVEIAKKALPEDVNAPVA; from the coding sequence ATGGCACGCGTCAAGCGCTCAGTCAACGCCAAGAAGAAGCGTCGCACTACTCTGGATCGCGCATCCGGTTACCGTGGCCAGCGTTCCCGCCTTTACCGCAAGGCGAAGGAGCAGGTCACTCACTCAATGGTCTACAACTACCGCGACCGCAAGGTCCGCAAGAGCGAGTTCCGCAAACTGTGGATCTCTCGCATCAATGCGGGCGTTCGTGCCGAAGGTATGACCTACAACCGCTTCATCCAGGGCCTAACCTTGGCTGGCATCGAAGTCAACCGCAAGCAGCTGGCCGAAATGGCTGTCAACGATCCGGCCGGCTTCAAGGCTGTTGTTGAGATCGCTAAGAAGGCTCTTCCGGAAGACGTTAACGCACCGGTTGCCTGA
- a CDS encoding 2-oxoacid:acceptor oxidoreductase family protein, whose amino-acid sequence MVEVRIHGRGGQGVVTAADMVAMAAFAEGRHAQAFPSFGSERTGAPVVAYSRIRDTEIRTREPVLSPDIVIVQDPTLLPILDVFAGIAPDGYALINSSKEPAELGLADLVARHPAGHVMTIPATEIAREHTGRTVPNAVLLGGIAALAAPFRLESVSAAVRNRFPGRVGDKNVEAAQAAYDLVMSKKKEAIHA is encoded by the coding sequence ATGGTCGAAGTACGCATTCATGGTCGAGGCGGACAAGGTGTTGTCACCGCCGCTGACATGGTCGCGATGGCTGCATTTGCAGAAGGTCGTCACGCCCAAGCTTTTCCATCATTCGGCTCCGAGCGCACTGGCGCGCCCGTAGTCGCCTACTCCCGAATCAGGGACACGGAGATTCGAACGAGGGAGCCAGTGTTGTCTCCCGATATTGTGATCGTTCAGGATCCCACCCTGCTTCCTATACTGGACGTATTCGCCGGTATTGCTCCGGATGGATATGCACTTATCAACTCCTCAAAAGAACCGGCTGAGCTGGGGTTGGCGGATCTTGTCGCTCGCCACCCTGCAGGTCACGTGATGACCATTCCGGCAACCGAAATTGCCCGCGAACACACGGGGCGCACGGTGCCAAATGCTGTGTTGCTTGGAGGTATTGCCGCATTAGCAGCACCATTCCGGCTTGAATCGGTGTCAGCTGCTGTGCGCAATCGCTTCCCAGGAAGGGTCGGCGACAAGAACGTCGAGGCCGCCCAAGCAGCATACGACTTGGTCATGTCAAAGAAGAAGGAAGCAATTCATGCTTGA
- the porA gene encoding pyruvate ferredoxin oxidoreductase, which produces MLEQIEGSKAIAHAVGACQPEVVSAYPISPQTHIVEEVSRMVKAGELANCEYVNVESEFSAMSACIGASAAGARTYTATASQGLLYMVEAVYNASGLGLPIVMTVANRAIGGPINIWNDHSDAMSQRDSGWLQLYAMNNQEAADLHVQAFRIAEELSLPVMVCMDGFILTHAVEQVDVPEKEQVKQFLPDFEPRVLLDPESPISMGAMVGPEAFTEVKYLAHHKQMQALELIPEVQKEFEKVFGRDSGGLLHKYRTDDAETIVVCLGSITGTMRDVVDSRRAAGEKIGVLSLVSFRPFPRMAVRDALAHAKTVVVLEKAFSVGIGGIVASNVRTALADVHIDQYELIAGLGGRDITQASLNDYLDKVAAGEMKHFKFLDLNRELVDRELERERSTRRSGSIPENMIKDISKMMTQEVAR; this is translated from the coding sequence ATGCTTGAGCAGATCGAAGGATCCAAGGCGATTGCCCACGCGGTCGGTGCCTGCCAGCCAGAAGTGGTTTCTGCCTACCCAATTTCACCTCAAACTCACATTGTTGAAGAGGTTTCTCGCATGGTTAAGGCCGGCGAGTTGGCAAACTGCGAATACGTGAATGTCGAATCGGAGTTTTCGGCAATGTCTGCGTGCATAGGCGCTTCGGCAGCTGGAGCGCGCACGTACACTGCCACGGCTTCCCAAGGCTTGCTGTACATGGTGGAAGCGGTCTACAACGCCTCTGGGCTGGGCCTTCCGATCGTCATGACTGTGGCCAACCGAGCCATCGGTGGCCCTATCAACATCTGGAATGATCACTCTGACGCTATGTCACAGCGCGATTCCGGTTGGCTGCAGCTCTATGCAATGAACAATCAGGAGGCCGCTGATCTTCATGTGCAGGCTTTCCGGATTGCTGAGGAGCTTTCGCTTCCTGTCATGGTGTGTATGGATGGATTCATCCTCACTCACGCAGTGGAACAAGTGGACGTTCCAGAAAAGGAACAGGTCAAGCAGTTCCTTCCGGACTTTGAACCGCGCGTGCTCTTGGATCCCGAGTCTCCCATTTCAATGGGTGCAATGGTCGGCCCGGAGGCTTTCACCGAGGTCAAGTACTTGGCGCATCACAAGCAAATGCAGGCTCTGGAACTCATTCCTGAAGTCCAGAAGGAGTTTGAGAAGGTGTTTGGCCGGGACTCTGGTGGGTTGCTTCATAAGTATCGCACCGACGACGCCGAAACGATCGTCGTATGTTTGGGATCAATTACCGGAACAATGCGCGACGTCGTCGACTCCCGCCGTGCCGCGGGCGAGAAGATCGGTGTGCTTTCCCTAGTATCCTTCCGACCCTTCCCGCGAATGGCAGTGCGCGACGCCCTCGCACATGCGAAGACTGTGGTGGTGCTTGAAAAGGCGTTCTCAGTGGGTATTGGTGGCATTGTTGCTTCCAATGTGCGCACGGCTCTTGCGGATGTACACATTGACCAGTACGAACTGATCGCCGGACTCGGCGGGCGCGATATCACTCAAGCTTCCCTCAACGATTACCTAGACAAGGTGGCCGCGGGGGAGATGAAGCACTTTAAGTTCCTTGATCTGAACCGCGAGCTCGTGGATCGCGAGCTTGAGCGCGAACGTTCTACAAGGCGCTCTGGGTCTATTCCGGAGAACATGATCAAGGACATCAGCAAGATGATGACGCAGGAGGTGGCACGATGA
- a CDS encoding thiamine pyrophosphate-dependent enzyme, translating into MTQVSIPQTGWEIPQTDIPSRDEVKYYQVGSFAVGNRLVPDALRSVQSETDRFNSLTSGHRACQGCGEALGARYAVDAAMNAAGNDVIAVNATGCLEVFSTPYPETSWNLPWIHSLFGNAAAVATGVQAALRAKGKQTRVIAQGGDGGTVDIGMGPLSGMFERNDDVLYICYDNEAYMNTGVQRSGATPPAARTATTQPVGPEPGNQWGQGKNMARIAMAHEIPYVATATVADIRDLEYKVNKAMSFHGARYIHVLVPCPLGWGSASNLTVKLARLATQSGLFPVFEAEDGEVTSVQKIRRKVPVEEYLRPQRRFAHLFKKNADPEVLVRLQALADKNVKRYDLIDDELADGSREPENVEA; encoded by the coding sequence ATGACTCAGGTTTCTATTCCGCAGACGGGATGGGAGATACCTCAGACGGATATCCCATCGCGCGACGAGGTTAAGTACTACCAAGTTGGTTCTTTTGCTGTGGGCAACAGGCTGGTGCCAGATGCATTGCGCTCGGTCCAATCAGAGACGGATCGATTTAACTCCCTGACGTCGGGCCACCGCGCCTGCCAGGGATGCGGCGAGGCACTCGGCGCCCGGTACGCGGTGGACGCCGCAATGAACGCAGCTGGCAATGACGTCATTGCCGTGAACGCCACTGGGTGCTTGGAAGTATTCTCCACTCCCTACCCAGAGACCTCGTGGAACCTGCCATGGATCCATTCGCTATTTGGCAATGCGGCGGCTGTAGCAACTGGGGTTCAGGCGGCACTTCGCGCCAAGGGCAAGCAGACTCGGGTCATTGCGCAGGGTGGCGATGGCGGCACAGTTGATATCGGCATGGGTCCGCTCTCTGGAATGTTCGAGCGTAACGACGACGTCCTCTACATCTGCTATGACAACGAGGCCTACATGAACACTGGTGTACAGCGTTCTGGTGCCACCCCGCCCGCTGCGCGCACTGCAACTACCCAGCCGGTTGGCCCCGAACCAGGCAACCAGTGGGGTCAAGGCAAGAACATGGCCAGAATTGCGATGGCACACGAGATTCCATACGTCGCGACCGCTACTGTGGCGGATATCCGCGACCTTGAGTACAAGGTCAACAAGGCGATGTCCTTCCACGGCGCGCGATACATCCATGTTCTCGTTCCGTGCCCGTTAGGGTGGGGATCCGCTTCCAACCTCACAGTGAAGCTGGCACGGCTGGCCACTCAGTCTGGCTTGTTCCCTGTCTTTGAGGCGGAAGATGGCGAAGTCACATCAGTGCAAAAGATCCGCCGCAAGGTTCCAGTCGAGGAGTACTTGCGGCCGCAACGCAGGTTCGCCCACCTGTTTAAGAAGAATGCGGATCCCGAAGTACTCGTCAGGCTTCAGGCGCTGGCCGACAAGAACGTGAAGCGCTATGACCTCATTGACGATGAGTTGGCAGATGGCTCCCGTGAGCCAGAAAACGTGGAGGCGTGA
- the rpmI gene encoding 50S ribosomal protein L35 produces the protein MPKNKTHSGAKKRFRVTGSGKIMREQANKRHLLEGKSSRRTRRLSADQVLDKANAKQTRALLGR, from the coding sequence ATGCCTAAGAATAAGACGCACTCCGGTGCGAAGAAGCGCTTCCGCGTGACCGGCAGCGGAAAGATCATGCGTGAGCAGGCCAACAAGCGCCACCTGCTCGAAGGCAAGTCAAGTCGTCGCACTCGCCGCCTGTCCGCCGATCAGGTTCTGGACAAGGCAAACGCGAAGCAGACACGCGCCCTGCTCGGTCGCTGA
- a CDS encoding nitroreductase family protein — protein MEPITSTISVQLEHRTIRKFTAESLSSEQFNQLMEVARSTATSRGLQHASIIRVTDQDLRNEMAAIATQAYMADSPELLLFIVDTHRSQRILDENGSDGPGARSMDSFTEGFTDACLMAQNVAVAAESMGLGTNFFGNVLNDVPRIVELLKLPKLTFPVLGLTMGFPDQEPQLKPRMDMSLRVMENGYTEPESWSNALSEYDDVMQTYYDLRDANRRVDSFTKQTVGRLAAVNPMRARMVEFIASQGFDVDPV, from the coding sequence ATGGAACCAATCACCTCCACAATTTCTGTGCAATTGGAGCATCGAACCATTCGGAAGTTCACGGCCGAATCCCTCAGCTCTGAACAGTTCAATCAACTCATGGAAGTGGCTCGATCTACGGCCACATCTCGCGGCTTGCAGCACGCCTCGATTATCCGCGTTACCGATCAAGATCTTCGCAATGAGATGGCGGCGATCGCTACTCAGGCTTACATGGCAGACTCGCCCGAGCTTCTCCTGTTCATTGTGGATACGCATCGTTCTCAACGCATCTTGGACGAAAACGGAAGCGATGGGCCCGGCGCTCGCTCGATGGATTCCTTCACGGAAGGATTCACGGATGCCTGCCTCATGGCGCAAAATGTTGCGGTGGCGGCGGAGTCGATGGGACTTGGCACAAACTTCTTTGGGAACGTTCTCAATGACGTTCCGCGAATAGTTGAGTTACTAAAACTCCCTAAGTTGACATTCCCAGTGCTCGGGTTGACGATGGGATTCCCTGATCAGGAGCCTCAGCTGAAGCCTCGAATGGATATGAGCCTTCGCGTGATGGAGAACGGATACACCGAACCGGAATCGTGGAGCAACGCGTTGTCTGAGTACGACGACGTCATGCAGACCTACTACGATTTGCGCGACGCTAACCGAAGGGTCGATTCCTTCACCAAGCAGACGGTCGGACGCCTCGCGGCGGTCAATCCGATGCGGGCGCGGATGGTTGAATTCATCGCGTCCCAAGGATTCGACGTCGACCCGGTTTAG
- a CDS encoding MFS transporter, translating to MNTRYFTVAGSNRRYDRNWMLAVLLISLMLSLLQVSSVNNLLASIQGSMHSSETDIQFVLSGYALAVGITLVPTGRLGDMFGRPGMWVTGLTLFTLASLGCGLADNALHLNLLRVLQGIGAGFYSPQVTGLIQQYFQGKARARAFGYMGLVVAVSVALGPLISGTLVQIFGSQTGWRYSFFINVPIGVVGIIAATQFLPFANAHKGAEAQDHLESDASRSTASGSDSLSSEVRETSSPTAPRRSQLDLDPLGMVLLVAAVLCIMLPFMLHTITWRFALLPCAVVLLVTWVWWEKRYAQLGNLPMVDMSMFRLRSFTYCTAIGGLQFLGSSTIFVVLALFIQQGLHGTALDVGLIGLPYAVLSGTAAMWSGKHSIEYGKQIQVLGLSLILTSVVMTGFISWGLADRGWSHWWLILGLLPLGLGAGSMGAANQTTAMMDVPAANGGTAGGLQQTTQRIATAIGNALITGVLYSTYRGGTTSADWYLGLAAGLAVIAVCITCALVLAIVFEHRSRKYASVSV from the coding sequence ATGAACACCCGGTACTTCACCGTAGCGGGGTCAAACCGCCGGTATGACCGCAATTGGATGCTCGCGGTCTTGCTCATCTCACTTATGCTCTCACTTCTTCAGGTCAGCTCAGTGAACAACCTTCTTGCCTCCATCCAAGGATCTATGCATTCTTCAGAGACCGATATTCAGTTTGTCCTTTCGGGATATGCGCTGGCAGTTGGTATCACGCTTGTACCCACCGGGCGGCTTGGAGATATGTTTGGACGCCCCGGAATGTGGGTCACAGGGCTCACACTCTTCACACTGGCTTCCCTTGGATGTGGACTCGCTGACAACGCCCTGCACCTCAACTTGCTCCGAGTACTTCAAGGGATTGGTGCAGGCTTCTATTCGCCGCAGGTGACCGGCCTTATCCAGCAGTACTTTCAGGGAAAGGCCCGCGCGCGAGCTTTTGGATACATGGGCCTCGTGGTTGCCGTGTCGGTTGCGCTGGGCCCACTTATATCTGGCACTCTGGTTCAGATCTTCGGGAGCCAAACAGGCTGGCGCTATAGCTTCTTCATCAACGTACCAATCGGCGTGGTGGGAATCATCGCTGCCACGCAGTTTTTGCCCTTCGCAAACGCACATAAGGGAGCTGAAGCCCAGGACCACTTAGAGTCTGACGCCTCAAGGTCTACTGCTTCAGGCTCTGATTCCTTGAGTTCTGAAGTCCGCGAAACGAGCAGCCCAACTGCACCTCGTCGGTCACAACTGGACCTCGATCCCCTAGGAATGGTTCTCCTTGTCGCCGCAGTGTTGTGCATCATGCTGCCATTCATGCTCCACACCATTACGTGGCGGTTTGCCCTTTTGCCATGCGCTGTGGTGTTACTCGTCACCTGGGTGTGGTGGGAAAAGCGCTATGCACAGCTCGGCAACCTCCCGATGGTGGACATGAGTATGTTCCGGCTTCGTTCCTTCACATATTGCACAGCAATCGGAGGACTCCAGTTTCTTGGGAGCTCGACCATATTCGTGGTCCTAGCACTCTTCATTCAACAAGGTCTCCATGGTACGGCCCTTGATGTAGGCCTGATCGGCCTTCCTTACGCTGTCCTTTCCGGCACGGCAGCAATGTGGTCCGGAAAGCACTCTATTGAGTACGGCAAGCAGATCCAGGTGTTGGGCCTTTCACTCATACTGACATCTGTTGTCATGACGGGGTTCATTTCCTGGGGGCTGGCGGACCGTGGGTGGTCCCACTGGTGGCTCATTCTTGGACTCCTACCACTAGGACTTGGTGCCGGCAGCATGGGCGCTGCGAACCAGACCACTGCGATGATGGACGTTCCTGCCGCCAACGGCGGTACTGCGGGCGGTTTGCAACAGACCACCCAACGAATTGCCACCGCGATCGGCAACGCACTGATAACAGGGGTGCTCTACTCCACCTACCGTGGCGGAACGACATCAGCGGACTGGTACCTCGGCCTCGCGGCCGGACTGGCCGTCATCGCCGTGTGCATTACCTGCGCTCTGGTACTCGCCATCGTCTTCGAGCACCGCTCACGTAAGTACGCTTCAGTTTCTGTGTGA
- a CDS encoding NAD(P)-binding protein has protein sequence MTAIDESRSAEQKNLPFAIMLPVGSSAENHTGSWRTERPVYVDLLPPCNKACPAGENIQQWLYHAEEGNYEQAWREIMVNNPLPAVMGRVCYHDCQTACNRAQVDEAVGINAIERFLGDKALEEGWSVAPLGAASGKSVLVIGAGPSGLSAAYHLARLGHSVTVRDDGEKPGGMMRYGIPSYRLPRGILDQEIARIEAMGVTFEMNSKVKDLNKALSEFDAVFLAVGAQIGRHTDIPAGSASHVLDAVELLREVEEDREANSAEKPLLGRRVVVYGGGNTAIDAARTAKRLGATDSVILYRRTRDRMPAHDSEVQEAEEEGIKMRWLSTIKHIDEGQLMIEKMELDESGFPQPTGEFEELDADSVVMALGQESDLGLLSGVSDVEMNNGVVKVDSQMRTGHKGLFAGGDMIPSQKNVTVAIGHGKKAARYIDSFLRGESYEPAPKHADASIDRMETWYYSDAPHQVRDRIEGARRASTFDEVVQGLDESSALFEARRCMSCGNCFGCDNCFGVCPDNAITKLEPGSYEFKYDYCKGCGVCAEECPCGAISMIPEEI, from the coding sequence ATGACTGCAATTGACGAATCCAGATCAGCGGAGCAGAAGAACCTGCCGTTCGCGATCATGCTGCCAGTTGGCTCCTCGGCCGAGAACCACACGGGTTCTTGGCGCACAGAGCGTCCGGTGTATGTTGACCTCCTTCCGCCATGCAACAAGGCATGCCCAGCGGGGGAGAACATTCAGCAGTGGCTCTACCATGCTGAAGAAGGTAACTACGAACAAGCTTGGCGCGAGATCATGGTTAACAATCCGCTCCCAGCTGTCATGGGGCGCGTGTGCTACCACGACTGCCAGACGGCATGTAATCGTGCACAGGTGGACGAAGCGGTTGGTATTAACGCTATCGAGCGCTTCCTTGGCGACAAGGCGCTTGAAGAAGGCTGGAGCGTAGCGCCTTTGGGTGCGGCATCCGGAAAGTCGGTCTTGGTGATTGGGGCCGGCCCGTCGGGACTGTCCGCCGCTTACCACCTTGCGCGCTTGGGCCATTCGGTTACTGTTCGCGACGACGGCGAAAAGCCCGGTGGGATGATGCGTTACGGTATTCCTTCCTATCGTCTTCCTCGGGGCATCCTTGACCAGGAGATTGCGCGCATCGAAGCGATGGGCGTGACATTTGAGATGAACTCGAAGGTCAAGGACCTCAACAAGGCTCTCAGCGAGTTTGACGCCGTCTTTCTGGCTGTGGGCGCACAAATAGGGCGCCACACTGATATTCCGGCGGGATCGGCTTCCCACGTTCTGGATGCTGTGGAGCTGCTGCGCGAAGTGGAAGAAGATCGTGAAGCCAACAGTGCTGAGAAGCCACTCTTGGGCCGCAGAGTCGTAGTCTACGGCGGTGGAAACACGGCAATCGATGCTGCGCGTACGGCTAAGCGCTTGGGCGCAACTGACTCCGTGATTCTCTATCGACGGACGCGTGACCGTATGCCGGCCCACGATTCGGAGGTACAAGAGGCTGAGGAAGAGGGCATTAAGATGCGGTGGCTCTCTACGATTAAGCATATTGATGAGGGCCAACTCATGATCGAGAAGATGGAGTTGGATGAATCCGGATTCCCGCAGCCTACCGGCGAATTTGAGGAACTTGACGCCGATTCGGTTGTCATGGCCCTTGGTCAGGAGTCAGATCTGGGTCTGCTCTCTGGAGTTTCCGACGTTGAAATGAACAACGGCGTGGTCAAGGTTGATTCCCAAATGCGCACAGGTCACAAGGGCCTCTTTGCTGGCGGCGATATGATCCCGTCCCAGAAGAACGTGACCGTAGCGATTGGACATGGCAAGAAGGCTGCTCGGTACATCGATTCATTCCTGCGTGGCGAAAGCTACGAGCCTGCCCCGAAGCACGCAGACGCGAGCATCGACCGGATGGAGACGTGGTACTACTCCGATGCTCCTCATCAGGTACGTGACCGCATTGAAGGTGCTCGCCGCGCCTCCACTTTTGATGAGGTAGTTCAGGGACTGGATGAGTCCTCTGCGCTCTTTGAGGCCCGCAGGTGCATGAGCTGTGGTAACTGCTTTGGTTGTGACAACTGTTTTGGCGTGTGCCCAGACAATGCCATCACCAAGCTGGAACCCGGCAGTTATGAGTTCAAGTATGACTACTGCAAGGGCTGCGGCGTGTGTGCTGAAGAGTGCCCGTGCGGTGCGATTTCGATGATTCCTGAAGAGATCTAA
- a CDS encoding MFS transporter produces the protein MNESRYFSVPGSDRRYDRNKLLAVLLIPLAMSLLQVSSVDNLLPAMQAGLDASSSDVQWVLSGYALAVGIVLVPSGRLGDVFGRSGMFVIGLVIFVLGSFACGLMNDAAPLNAMRIIQGIGAGVFSPQVTGLIQQYFDGRARARAFGFMGLVISVSVATGPILSGLFVAWLGDDSGWRWSFLINAPIGLIGLFFAFTLLPFGKERRTIGPDADANEREYVAQESAAGRPAPRKYGSKLDLDPVGMILLCLAVLGIMLPFMASASWRWFMLIGGVVIGVTWVCWEVSYKRRGHIPMVDLDLFRLNTFSSSVGITALQFLGTTSVFVILAMFLQNGMGASALVVGLVGLPSAVASAFAAVWSGKHALEKGWQLQVLAMSLATVAALIAIAVAWYISEGGAVWWLSLPLILLGCGLGCMGAANQTTAMLDVPASHGGTAGGVYQTTQRIATAIGNALVTAVFFAVSSGARTGSSAGNTQWFHAFGLGMTVIAVVAGCSLVATIVALAKHRRAETAEVLVSAEVGA, from the coding sequence ATGAACGAATCACGCTATTTCTCTGTGCCCGGCTCCGACCGACGCTACGATCGCAACAAACTGCTAGCAGTATTGCTTATACCTCTGGCTATGTCGCTTTTGCAGGTAAGTTCGGTAGACAATCTTCTTCCAGCCATGCAGGCCGGATTGGATGCTTCAAGTTCAGATGTTCAGTGGGTACTTTCGGGATATGCGCTGGCCGTTGGCATCGTTCTAGTACCCTCTGGACGCCTTGGCGACGTGTTTGGCCGGTCCGGCATGTTTGTCATTGGCCTAGTGATATTTGTGCTCGGTTCTTTTGCTTGTGGCCTCATGAACGACGCCGCCCCTCTCAACGCAATGCGGATCATTCAGGGTATTGGTGCTGGAGTGTTTTCTCCGCAGGTCACGGGGCTCATCCAGCAGTACTTCGACGGCCGAGCGCGCGCCCGAGCCTTTGGCTTCATGGGCTTAGTCATCTCCGTGTCTGTTGCCACCGGCCCGATTCTTTCTGGCCTGTTCGTAGCGTGGCTCGGCGATGATTCCGGATGGCGTTGGAGCTTTCTCATCAACGCTCCTATCGGGCTCATTGGACTCTTCTTCGCCTTCACCCTTCTTCCGTTCGGCAAAGAGCGGCGCACGATTGGACCAGATGCCGATGCCAACGAACGGGAGTATGTCGCTCAGGAGTCTGCTGCCGGGCGGCCCGCACCTCGCAAGTACGGATCCAAGCTCGATCTCGATCCAGTGGGCATGATTCTGCTCTGCCTCGCTGTTCTGGGAATCATGTTGCCCTTCATGGCTTCAGCTTCGTGGCGCTGGTTTATGCTGATTGGCGGTGTGGTGATCGGTGTGACCTGGGTGTGCTGGGAAGTCTCTTACAAGCGCCGCGGTCACATCCCTATGGTTGATCTCGATCTGTTTAGGCTGAACACCTTCAGTTCCTCCGTTGGTATTACGGCCCTCCAATTCTTGGGGACTACCTCAGTATTCGTCATTCTCGCTATGTTCCTCCAAAACGGAATGGGAGCGAGCGCTCTGGTAGTGGGTCTTGTGGGCCTACCCAGCGCGGTCGCATCCGCATTTGCTGCGGTTTGGTCCGGAAAGCACGCGCTAGAGAAGGGTTGGCAGCTTCAGGTGCTCGCAATGAGCCTTGCAACGGTTGCAGCTCTCATCGCAATCGCCGTTGCTTGGTACATCTCTGAGGGCGGTGCCGTGTGGTGGCTCTCGCTTCCTCTCATTCTGCTGGGATGTGGATTGGGATGCATGGGCGCTGCAAATCAGACCACGGCGATGCTGGATGTTCCGGCTTCCCACGGTGGTACTGCTGGCGGCGTTTACCAAACAACACAACGTATAGCCACCGCAATTGGCAATGCGCTCGTGACGGCGGTGTTCTTTGCAGTCAGCTCTGGCGCCCGCACCGGTTCTTCGGCCGGAAACACCCAATGGTTTCATGCCTTTGGGCTCGGAATGACCGTTATCGCAGTAGTTGCCGGCTGCTCGCTCGTAGCCACAATCGTGGCGTTGGCCAAGCATCGCCGCGCTGAGACCGCCGAAGTCCTCGTGTCGGCGGAGGTTGGCGCATGA